One genomic region from Sorangium aterium encodes:
- a CDS encoding phenylalanine--tRNA ligase beta subunit-related protein, which yields MLTLPAHPLLEVAAFVTTFPAPLGELQGSDALRGLLSDKASALFRSDDAVRSAVRDLLRHGGYKPTGRGKPASEYLIRAAEGGSLAAINAAVDACNAVSLHTGLPISVIDLDRARPPLRIEVAPAGSRYVFNASGQEIDLEGLLCVFDAEGPCANAVKDAQRTKTHAGTTRTLSVLWGSRALPGRAAGAAAWYKELLAGVGAATSDAPLVA from the coding sequence GTGCTCACGCTCCCGGCACATCCTCTGCTCGAAGTCGCCGCCTTCGTCACGACGTTCCCCGCGCCGCTCGGCGAGCTGCAGGGGAGCGACGCGCTCCGCGGCCTCCTGTCCGACAAGGCCTCGGCCCTGTTCCGCTCGGACGACGCCGTGCGGTCGGCGGTCCGCGATCTGCTCCGGCACGGCGGCTACAAGCCGACCGGAAGGGGCAAGCCGGCCTCCGAGTACCTCATCCGCGCCGCCGAGGGGGGATCGCTCGCGGCCATCAACGCGGCCGTGGACGCGTGCAACGCCGTGTCGCTGCACACCGGCCTGCCCATCAGCGTGATCGATCTCGACCGCGCCCGCCCGCCGCTCCGCATCGAGGTCGCGCCGGCCGGCTCCCGCTACGTGTTCAACGCCTCGGGGCAGGAGATCGACCTCGAGGGGCTCCTCTGCGTCTTCGACGCGGAAGGCCCGTGCGCGAACGCGGTGAAGGACGCGCAGCGGACGAAGACGCACGCGGGGACGACCCGCACGCTCTCGGTCCTCTGGGGCAGCCGCGCGCTGCCGGGCCGCGCGGCGGGGGCGGCCGCCTGGTACAAGGAGCTGCTCGCCGGCGTCGGCGCGGCGACCTCGGACGCGCCGCTCGTGGCCTGA